From the genome of Hymenobacter cellulosilyticus, one region includes:
- a CDS encoding TIGR02117 family protein translates to MYPALAFLLLFFSGARLPLNRQFRQTPGGVPIFVVSNGFHTDIVVPLREPRTGTDWLQQLGQPQLTAQFAHYRYAAFGWGSERFYLKSYGGRMPGVGTVLRAAGPGPTLMHVGFYPQAPQPGKRVVALQISTAEYQRLASLLQESFAPDSTGAAQLRNAAGYTSHDFFFRAQGRYHALHTCNDWTVRTLRRTGLRVPLKSPLAGPVLRQLRRSRPGAGQAPQ, encoded by the coding sequence ATGTACCCGGCCCTGGCTTTTCTTCTGCTGTTCTTCTCCGGCGCGCGCCTGCCCCTGAACCGTCAGTTCCGGCAAACCCCGGGCGGGGTGCCGATATTCGTGGTGTCCAACGGGTTTCACACCGACATTGTGGTGCCCCTGCGTGAGCCCCGCACCGGCACCGACTGGCTGCAGCAACTAGGCCAGCCCCAGCTCACGGCTCAATTTGCCCACTACCGGTACGCGGCTTTCGGCTGGGGCAGTGAGCGGTTTTACCTCAAATCCTACGGGGGGCGTATGCCGGGCGTGGGTACTGTGCTGCGCGCCGCCGGCCCGGGTCCCACGCTTATGCACGTGGGCTTTTATCCCCAGGCCCCGCAGCCGGGCAAGCGCGTGGTAGCCCTGCAGATTTCAACCGCCGAATACCAGCGTCTGGCTTCTCTGCTGCAAGAATCCTTCGCGCCCGACAGCACCGGTGCGGCCCAGCTGCGCAACGCGGCCGGCTATACGTCCCACGACTTTTTCTTCCGGGCCCAGGGCCGCTACCACGCCCTGCACACCTGCAACGACTGGACCGTGCGGACCCTGCGCCGCACTGGATTGCGGGTGCCCCTGAAGTCGCCGCTGGCTGGGCCGGTGCTGCGGCAGCTGCGCCGCAGCCGCCCGGGCGCCGGGCAAGCGCCACAGTAG
- the hutH gene encoding histidine ammonia-lyase, with amino-acid sequence MMSHACGTGEEVPAELVRLMLLLKAQSLSYGHSGVQLATVQRLLDFYNRGILPVVYQQGSLGASGDLAPLAHLCLPLVGLGEVNYEGYRLQAADAHHLFSWTPITLEAKEGLALLNGTQFMLAYGVHSLLRAERLAQAADVIGALSLEAFDGRSEPFDHRLHQIRPHAGQLKVAERIRGFLQGSELQQQAKTAVQDPYSFRCQPQVHGASRDALAYVAQVLETECNAVTDNPNIFPDDDLILSGGNFHGQPLALALDFMAIAVAELGSISERRTYQLIGGQRGLPPFLVAEPGLNSGFMIPQYTAAGIVSQNKQLCTPASVDSIVSSNGQEDHVSMGANAATKARRVLDNVEQILGIELMNAAQALAFRRPARTSAVLEQVVEAFREKVKFVSRDRILYPDLHAAAAFVRGYEWP; translated from the coding sequence ATGATGTCGCACGCCTGCGGCACGGGCGAGGAAGTGCCCGCCGAGCTGGTGCGCCTGATGCTGCTGCTCAAGGCCCAGAGCCTGAGCTACGGCCACAGCGGGGTGCAGCTGGCCACCGTGCAGCGCCTGCTCGACTTCTACAACCGCGGCATTCTGCCGGTCGTGTATCAGCAGGGCTCCTTGGGCGCCAGCGGGGATTTAGCTCCCCTGGCTCATTTGTGTTTGCCCCTGGTGGGTCTGGGCGAAGTAAACTACGAAGGCTACCGTCTGCAAGCGGCTGATGCCCACCACCTCTTCAGCTGGACGCCCATCACGCTCGAAGCCAAGGAAGGCCTGGCCCTGCTCAACGGCACCCAGTTTATGCTGGCCTACGGCGTGCATAGCCTGCTGCGGGCCGAGCGGCTGGCCCAGGCCGCCGACGTCATCGGGGCGCTTTCCCTGGAAGCTTTCGACGGCCGCTCGGAGCCGTTTGACCACCGCCTGCACCAAATTCGGCCCCACGCCGGGCAGCTCAAAGTAGCCGAGCGGATTCGCGGCTTTTTGCAGGGCAGCGAGTTGCAGCAGCAGGCCAAAACCGCCGTGCAGGACCCCTACTCCTTCCGCTGCCAGCCCCAGGTGCACGGCGCCTCCCGCGACGCGCTGGCCTATGTGGCCCAGGTGCTGGAAACCGAGTGCAACGCCGTAACGGACAACCCCAACATCTTCCCCGACGACGACCTGATTCTCTCGGGCGGCAACTTTCACGGGCAGCCCCTGGCCCTGGCACTCGACTTTATGGCCATTGCCGTGGCTGAACTGGGTAGCATTTCTGAGCGCCGCACCTACCAGCTTATTGGCGGGCAGCGCGGCCTGCCGCCCTTCCTGGTAGCCGAGCCGGGCTTGAACTCGGGCTTCATGATTCCGCAGTACACCGCCGCCGGCATCGTGAGCCAGAACAAGCAGCTCTGCACCCCGGCTTCGGTCGACAGCATCGTGAGCAGCAACGGGCAGGAAGACCACGTGAGCATGGGCGCCAACGCCGCTACCAAGGCCCGCCGGGTGCTCGACAACGTGGAGCAGATTCTGGGCATCGAGCTGATGAATGCGGCCCAGGCCCTGGCTTTCCGCCGCCCGGCCCGCACCTCGGCGGTGCTGGAGCAAGTGGTGGAAGCCTTCCGCGAAAAGGTGAAGTTTGTGAGCCGGGACCGTATTCTCTACCCCGACCTGCACGCCGCCGCCGCCTTCGTACGCGGCTATGAGTGGCCGTAA
- a CDS encoding T9SS type B sorting domain-containing protein — MNSVNHFRYLAFLLLTLLGLTGSAQAQCRDQLPSNCDQPFEAFDQQTGLPVQNFCVGRPVRIVITCPGRSGVDRNALYYQFVPGALISAPCTGYNSRSNTFTPTQAGTITVAENAQAGAGTGTIFLRVYEVFATTKPTFQVEACAPGFVRVNVTDQAYDAYTIRIDDGPVQPVSKGAGPQVYAVAGTTGKIKVTGFYAVGGLCVGADSTTYSTLGTAPTPVIRRLALTGTTLQFQLDALPTGYRYELQQADAGSPGGFRTLPQAVFGGSGATLSGVTGPECYRVRLQDVCATPGLPVSPTACSLLLTATSTNGQNTLTFPGTASTYQLRRNGQNLVTLPAGTTTYTDAAVTCGVPYCYQLEAVSGPPVARTTVVSNEACVTTTPSPVLPVPQLVASFTPANQVVLTATVPGLPTGGRVRYLRAAVVGGPTEIGLTARRTLRDSTQRFNPEAASCYQAQFVDDCGNSSALSPAFCPVLLTAKTADPDGNSVQLSWSELRGPDPTGVQYTVQLVDANGAVLSQPAANSSSTSFLDQAPPSDRQVLRYRIAATSPGLTQPSYSNIALITRQMKAVLPTAFTPNGDGLNDVLEVKGRFLSTFTFTVVDRNGQQVFRGTDRTQVWNGRIGNEEPVPGAYVWRFEATDETGKRVVQHGTITLLR, encoded by the coding sequence ATGAATTCTGTGAACCACTTCCGCTACCTCGCCTTTCTACTGCTGACCTTACTGGGTTTAACTGGCTCCGCCCAGGCCCAGTGCCGGGACCAGCTGCCCAGCAACTGTGACCAGCCCTTCGAGGCTTTTGACCAGCAAACCGGGCTGCCCGTGCAAAACTTCTGCGTGGGCCGGCCGGTACGGATTGTCATTACCTGCCCCGGTCGCAGCGGCGTGGACCGCAACGCGCTCTACTACCAGTTTGTGCCCGGCGCCCTGATCTCGGCGCCCTGCACCGGCTACAACAGCCGCAGCAATACCTTCACGCCCACCCAGGCCGGCACCATCACGGTGGCCGAAAACGCCCAGGCCGGTGCCGGCACGGGCACTATTTTTCTGCGGGTCTACGAGGTTTTTGCCACTACCAAGCCCACGTTCCAGGTAGAGGCCTGCGCCCCGGGCTTCGTGCGCGTCAACGTGACCGATCAGGCCTACGACGCCTACACCATCCGCATCGACGACGGGCCGGTGCAGCCTGTGAGCAAGGGTGCCGGTCCGCAGGTGTACGCCGTGGCCGGCACCACGGGTAAAATCAAGGTTACCGGCTTCTATGCCGTGGGCGGCCTGTGCGTAGGCGCCGACAGCACGACATACTCCACCCTGGGCACGGCTCCCACACCGGTAATTCGGCGTCTGGCGCTGACGGGAACCACGCTGCAGTTTCAACTGGATGCTTTGCCCACCGGCTACCGCTACGAGCTCCAACAGGCCGATGCCGGTAGTCCCGGCGGCTTCCGGACCCTGCCTCAGGCCGTGTTTGGGGGCAGCGGCGCCACGCTCAGCGGCGTGACGGGCCCCGAGTGTTACCGGGTGCGGCTGCAGGACGTGTGCGCCACGCCGGGCCTGCCGGTTTCGCCCACGGCGTGCTCCCTGCTGCTGACGGCTACTTCCACTAATGGGCAAAATACCCTGACTTTTCCCGGCACGGCCAGCACCTACCAGCTCCGCCGCAACGGCCAGAATCTGGTGACGCTGCCGGCTGGCACTACTACCTACACCGATGCGGCCGTGACCTGCGGCGTGCCGTATTGCTACCAGCTCGAAGCCGTGAGCGGCCCGCCGGTAGCCCGCACTACGGTGGTGTCGAATGAGGCCTGTGTAACGACCACGCCCAGCCCCGTGCTGCCCGTGCCCCAGCTGGTAGCCAGCTTTACGCCTGCTAACCAGGTGGTGCTGACGGCCACCGTGCCGGGCCTGCCCACCGGCGGGCGGGTGCGCTACCTGCGCGCGGCAGTGGTGGGTGGGCCCACCGAAATCGGGCTGACGGCCCGGCGCACCCTGCGCGACTCTACCCAGCGTTTCAACCCCGAGGCGGCCTCCTGCTACCAGGCCCAGTTTGTGGACGACTGCGGCAACAGTTCGGCGTTGAGCCCGGCCTTCTGCCCCGTACTACTCACGGCCAAAACCGCCGACCCCGACGGCAACTCGGTGCAGCTAAGCTGGTCGGAGCTGCGCGGGCCCGACCCGACGGGCGTGCAGTACACGGTGCAGCTGGTGGATGCCAACGGCGCAGTGCTGAGCCAGCCAGCAGCCAACAGTAGCAGCACCTCATTCTTGGACCAGGCCCCGCCCTCCGACCGGCAAGTGCTGCGCTACCGCATTGCGGCCACCAGCCCCGGCCTGACCCAGCCTAGCTATTCGAACATTGCTCTCATAACCCGGCAGATGAAAGCAGTGCTGCCCACGGCCTTTACACCCAATGGCGACGGGCTCAACGACGTGCTGGAAGTCAAAGGCCGGTTCCTGTCCACGTTCACCTTTACCGTAGTAGACCGCAACGGCCAGCAGGTGTTCCGCGGCACCGACCGGACCCAGGTCTGGAACGGGCGCATCGGCAATGAGGAACCCGTGCCCGGCGCCTACGTCTGGCGCTTCGAAGCCACCGACGAAACCGGCAAGCGCGTGGTGCAGCACGGCACCATCACGCTGCTGCGCTGA
- a CDS encoding aromatic amino acid lyase — protein sequence MSADVFYLDPSTHLDLPTLRQLLASGQTVKLSPVATQRIEACYQYLHNRLAQSDAPVYGINTGFGALCNTGIAPRSGSSCKST from the coding sequence ATGTCCGCCGACGTTTTCTACCTCGACCCCAGCACCCACCTCGACTTACCAACCCTGCGCCAGCTGCTCGCCAGTGGGCAAACCGTAAAGCTTAGCCCAGTCGCCACCCAGCGAATTGAGGCTTGCTACCAGTATTTGCACAACCGTCTGGCCCAATCCGACGCGCCGGTGTACGGCATCAATACCGGCTTTGGGGCCCTCTGCAACACCGGCATTGCCCCGAGGAGCGGCAGCAGTTGCAAGTCAACCTGA